A single window of Polyodon spathula isolate WHYD16114869_AA chromosome 2, ASM1765450v1, whole genome shotgun sequence DNA harbors:
- the LOC121328530 gene encoding ghrelin O-acyltransferase-like, protein MDFLFLLFDVHSLILYQCAAIPFSFLFYYLCITGYLSLISRYIYLILGGFLLAVITMGPYCLVVLIPAVSSVLLIHFVSSQRLHTWAFLTQMGWQTSWHLVLQYRGYQLQEGDPRLLVAVSSLMLLTQRVTSLSLDIQEGKLKTGDTRTGNCVSFSSLLPYLSYMLYFPALLGGPLCSFRTFTSCVKLCTVNPPPNPLWTVSKKCVLVLGLEGVKTLLTICIDIHTEDPMQSRDLEGVLLIWSVSLLYKMSYYSCWVLSELLNNAAGFGFGGYDSKGFPIWNALSDTDIWTLETTHKISQFARTWNKTTADWLRRLVFEKCKAYPLLATFAFSAWWHGLHPGQIFGFLCWAATVEADYRVHHYLRPYVGTGLTRLLYKSLTWVQTQLVIACCILTVELRSLSSVRMICQSYICLFPLLYCLVLVFLSRKPQ, encoded by the exons ATGGATTTTCTGTTTCTGCTCTTTGACGTTCATTCACTCATTTTATACCAGTGTGCTGCCATTCCATTTTCTTTCCTATTTTATTATCTGTGCATAACTGGATACCTCTCCCTGATTTCAAG gtataTCTACCTGATTCTTGGAGGGTTTCTACTAGCTGTAATTACCATGGGACCCTATTGCCTAGTTGTGCTGATCCCTGCTGTGTCGTCTGTGTTGCTTATCCACTTTGTCAGCTCCCAGCGTCTTCACACCTGGGCTTTCCTCACACAGATGGGCTGGCAGACCTCATGGCATCTTGTCCTCCAGTACAGAGGATATCAGCTTCAAGAGGGCGACCCCAG gctacTTGTTGCAGTCTCCTCCTTGATGCTGCTTACCCAAAGAGTCACGTCACTGTCCTTAGACATTCAAGAAGGAAAGCTGAAAACTGGAGACACAAGAACAGGGAACTGCGTCTCCTTCAGTTCACTACTGCCTTACCTCAGCTACATGCTCTATTTTCCTGCTCTTCTTGGTGGGCCTCTGTGTTCTTTTAGAACCTTCACGTCCTGTGTGAAACTCTGCACTGTAAACCCCCCACCAAACCCACTGTGGACTGTGTCCAAAAAGTGTGTGCTGGTCCTTGGTTTGGAAGGAGTGAAAACACTCCTCACAATTTGCATAGATATTCACACTGAGGACCCCATGCAATCCAGAGATCTGGAAGGTGTTTTGTTAATCTGGTCCGTTTCTTTGTTGTACAAGATGAGCTATTACTCCTGCTGGGTCCTCAGTGAGTTGCTCAATAATGCAGCAGGCTTCGGGTTTGGGGGCTATGACAGCAAAGGCTTTCCAATCTGGAATGCCCTCTCGGACACAGATATCTGGACACTGGAGACAACTCATAAAATATCTCAGTTTGCTCGAACTTGGAATAAGACCACCGCAGACTGGCTCAGAAGGCTAGTGTTTGAGAAATGCAAAGCCTATCCTTTACTGGCAACCTTTGCCTTTTCGGCCTGGTGGCACGGACTGCACCCTGGACAGATATTTGGGTTTTTATGCTGGGCTGCGACAGTAGAGGCTGATTACCGTGTTCATCATTACTTAAGGCCTTACGTGGGAACCGGGCTGACAAGGCTGTTGTATAAAAGCCTGACATGGGTGCAAACGCAGTTAGTGATCGCATGCTGTATCTTGACTGTGGAGCTGCGAAGTCTTTCCTCTGTGCGAATGATTTGCCAGTCGTATATCTGTCTGTTTCCTCttctgtattgtttggtgcttgTTTTTCTATCTAGAAAACCACAGTAA